In Methanococcoides sp. LMO-2, the genomic stretch GATAAAGGTGCCTGCAGGAATTAAGATCGTAAACCAGTGGGTCGATCTTACAGGTGGCAGATACTTCATCCTGTACGAATGTGATGATGCGGAAGCTTATGCAGCATTCAACCTTCCATGGTCCGATGTTTGCTACATTGACAGTGTTCCTGTAATGGAATCAACTCAGTTCATGTCACTCATGAGCAAAAGATAAATCGATACCAGGTATCTAAATGTAAAATTCGATTTGAATTAAAACTAACTAAATCCTCTGACTTTTCAGAGGATTATCCTTATTTCTTTTTTGTCCTGTCCTAGGAAAAGATCAACGGTTCCGTTTGGGAATGGTTTTGTCGGATATTTGTAAACGAAATCGCCATTTTTGTCTGAAGCAATGGTCTGGGATGCCTTTATTTTCAATATGACTTCTTCAGCATTTTCATTGGCATCGCCGTTTATGGTAATGTTATAGTTGCCAGTGGGTACATCTTTATCAACATATGTTGCAATCCCACTATTTGCTTCCCTGTACTGCTTGAAGGGTATCAGCATTTTGACTGTGAATGTCATATTTTTGACATTATGGGCTTCGACATGGAATTCATTCGGTATTGAATTTATTGCAACATCATTGAACCGGTGTTCATATTTTTGATCTTCGACAGTAACAGGAATCTTGAAATTTACATCCATTTTGATACTTCTTTCAGGTTTTGTCTTGCCTGATATGATCAGATCTTCTCCTTTCTTCAATTGGAGAGCAGATACTTCCCATTCAATTTCATCATCTTCAGATACTGAAGTTACGGGTCTGTAGAATAAGGAATTTATTTCCTTGATAATTCTAAGGAATAAATTGTAGTTCTCTTTGATCGTGATAATTCCCCCAAAAGTTCAAAGACGTTCAACCTTAGTTTTCAGGAAGAACGTCAGCAAAAGTTTTTCCGCTGGCAAATATAAAACGTCAGCAGACCTCACTTTTAATCCTTGCTTTCATTTTGTTTGTTTTACTCGATATATCCAAAGGATACAAGGTAGACAAATATTCCTAATGCCAGTGTCAAAGCCCAGAGACCGGTTGCAATATCCATATGCACTTTCTTTTTGAATCTCCATCTGTTGGTCACGAAGAGTATTATGAATATGATCACGATGGATCCAAGAAGCCTGTGCAGCATAAGGACGAAGCCATAGGATGCCAGCTGAAATCCCAGGCCTATTGAATAGAACATGAACAGAATGGTCGGTATGATGGTGAAGACTGCAAGCGCCGCTCCTCTGGCATGCTTCTCCATGCTCTCTGTCTTTAGCTTGATAGCATACAAAAGCAT encodes the following:
- a CDS encoding DUF3303 domain-containing protein; the encoded protein is MLYMEISSWEPQNRDKILEHFKEIKVPAGIKIVNQWVDLTGGRYFILYECDDAEAYAAFNLPWSDVCYIDSVPVMESTQFMSLMSKR